The DNA window CAGGGATCGATTCATCTTCCCTGCCTCGTCGTGGAAGATTCGCAGCGTCGCGACCTTCTCCGCCATCCAGATGGCATCTTTCGCCGTGTCGTCCTGCCCAACTCCGAGCAAAACCATGAGCCCCGGGCCGATCTGTCCGACGATATTCTCGTCCACTTCTACGGACGAGGACGAAACACGTTGGACGACGGCACGCATGAAGACAGATTCGAAAATTCAGTTCGCGCAGGCCACAATTGAGCTTGGCGGAGGGGGTGGAAACGGATTTGCAGGTCGCTGCCGGGAATGTTCAGCCGACATTTTCCATCTGGCGAAGATACTCCAGCAGACGATCACGTTCATTAGTCAGATGCCGCACACGCAGCAGTGAACGAACGCGAGTCAGCAGTTCCAGGCGATGAATCGGTTTCGAAAGAAAGTCGTCTGCGCCGGCTTCGACGGCTTTTTCGATATCTGCGGAATCCCGCAGAGCCGTCACGATCAGAACCGGGATCGATTTGGTTTTCTCGTCCCGTTTGAGTTGATGGCAGACTTCGAACCCACTCATTTTGGGCATCATGATGTCGAGCAGAATCAGATCCGGCTGAAACGCGGCCACTTGTTCCAGAGTTGCCTGACCATCTTCGGCCATGGCAATTTCGTAGTCTTCTTCGCCGAGGTAGGCGTCGATCAACTCGCGATTCTGAGGGTTATCGTCGGCGATCAGAATTCGGTTCGGCAGCTTCTTATCGGTCATATCCGGTGAATCCCATCGGGAAGCAGGAGAATAGCCGTACAGAGACGGTGTCGGGGCGAAAAACGCATCCAGCATTCTGGGGACTCGGCTACTGGGTTCCGAACCAGTCACACGCCGCAATCCATGCCCGGGTACGTTGCGGGAGATCGGTCTGTCCAGACAGTGCCAGTGCAGACAGATGCCCCCGCAGCATTCGTAAATTATCGGACTCGTCGACATCATACCAGAGTGGCAGCGTTTTCATCGTCAGCCCGGACTCGAAAATTCTCGCTGTAGTCTGCTGGAGCACGTCGGGGCTGCTCCAGTTGACTCCCTCGAACAGCGGAGAATGAGGACGTCTGAGCCCAAGCAGATAGTATCCGCCGTCCGCGGAGGGACCAACCACGCAATCTGTCGACGTGAGCAGGTCAAAGGCTTCGGTCAGATATTCCCTGGGAAGCGTGGGGCTGTCGGTCCCGATTACGACAGTTCGCCTGGTGATTCCATCGGAGAACGCGTGCTCGAAGAACGAGGCCAGACGTTGGCCGAGGTTTGTTTCGGGTTGCGACCAGAGTTCGGCCGATTCGAGATTCGTAGAATGAAGCCAGTCGTTGACGCGGTCTCCTGCCGGACTGTGAGCTAGGATTGTTTTTGAGGCGAGCGAACCGAAGCGGTCCAGGATGTCGGCGACGAAACAGGCGTAGAGTTCCGCTGCCCGCTCGTTGCCGACAGCAGCCCCCAGACGGGATTTCACTTTCCCCGGGGTAGGACGTTTCAGAAAGATGCCGAGCGACGAGTAAGGGATATCGGGATTCATGCGGTCTTTCTCTGGGCGAGCTTCTGTCGCGAGAGGTTGGGAACAGGTCTGTGAAGGTCTGTCTACGAGACCGGTAAAGTTGGGGAAAAAGAGAGCGAATCAATTGCAACGCCCTCCGGCATCAACGTATTCTTATTGGAATCGCGAGAAGTACGACTGCGGGATTTGCGGAGGTTTTCTCCGGCGGATTCGCGTTAGCGAATTGTTCTCAGTACGTTCGCCGATACCATTGAAGTTACGAACTGACATTACCACGTTCCTAACAGGTACTGTTTCCTTTCAGACAAATCGATCCGAGTTGTCGTACCTGCGGTCCGGAATGAGTTACTGATGTGATCGCCGTCGTATCGCGGTCACAGAGATTTTCGACATCCAGACTCTGTTGTACAGGCAACTCGTCCGTCCGTCCTTCTGAGACGTCCGCGAGCCCGGCCATTCGTGTAGCGGCTACTCTCATGAGAAACGTCGTCGAGGGCCAACGGAGAGGGATGCGATCTTATGAGCCCGACAACCATGAACGCGTTTGCAGAAGCTCTAAAAAAGAGCGGATTGATTTCGGAGGACCGATATCAGGCTCGCATGGCGGACCTGGAGGCATCCAATGTCAATCTGGGAGATGCCCGGCAAACGGCTCGCGCGTTCATCGACTCCGGCGACATCACGACCTGGCAGGCGGAAAAACTGCTCGCCGGCAAGCATAAGGGGTTCTTTCTCGGAAAGTACAAACTCCTGAAACTCCTCGGCCGTGGCGGCATGAGTGCCGTTTATCTGGCCGAGCACTCCGTGATGAAACGTCATTGCGCGATCAAGGTGCTCCCTTCCAGTCGGGTGAATGACACGTCATATTTGGGGCGGTTCCATCTCGAAGCCCAGGCGGCAGCCTCCCTGGACGATCCGCACATCGTGCGAGCCTACGACGTCGATCATTTCAGCGACGGCAAAGCAGATGTCCATTTTCTCGTCATGGAATACGTGGAGGGACGCAATCTCCATGAAGTGATCATGCAGGATGGTCCCCTTGATCCGGTGGATGCCGCGGAGCATATCCGCCAGGCGGCGAAGGGGCTTCAGCACGCCCACGAAGAGGGCCTGGTTCACCGCGATATCAAACCGGGGAACCTGCTGCTCGATCAGAAAGGCGTTGTCAAAATCCTCGATATGGGACTGGCGCGGTTCTTCAACGAGAGTGATGACAAGTCTCT is part of the Rubinisphaera margarita genome and encodes:
- a CDS encoding response regulator; this translates as MTDKKLPNRILIADDNPQNRELIDAYLGEEDYEIAMAEDGQATLEQVAAFQPDLILLDIMMPKMSGFEVCHQLKRDEKTKSIPVLIVTALRDSADIEKAVEAGADDFLSKPIHRLELLTRVRSLLRVRHLTNERDRLLEYLRQMENVG
- a CDS encoding TIGR04282 family arsenosugar biosynthesis glycosyltransferase; its protein translation is MNPDIPYSSLGIFLKRPTPGKVKSRLGAAVGNERAAELYACFVADILDRFGSLASKTILAHSPAGDRVNDWLHSTNLESAELWSQPETNLGQRLASFFEHAFSDGITRRTVVIGTDSPTLPREYLTEAFDLLTSTDCVVGPSADGGYYLLGLRRPHSPLFEGVNWSSPDVLQQTTARIFESGLTMKTLPLWYDVDESDNLRMLRGHLSALALSGQTDLPQRTRAWIAACDWFGTQ